Part of the Tenacibaculum sp. SZ-18 genome, ATGAAATTCATGAAGTAATTCCAATTACCGAAGAAAGTGGAGTTTGGCATCCGCAAGAAGGTGTTTTTAATGGTCACTTTAAACCAACAGAAGCAGATAAAATTAATCGCATTGGACAATTACGTCATGGTGTAATAAAAGTTCTAGAAGACGAGCATTATTCTCCGTCAGTTCAAAAAAAGTATACCGTAGCAGATATGATTACTGGTTACGGAGTTGCGGAAGCAGTGAAACATTTTTACTCTATTTACGGAGGTAACGTAGCTGGGAAAAGAGCTGTTGTTCAAGGATTCGGAAATGTTGGTTCAGCTGCTGCATATTATTTGGCTCAAATGGGAGCAAAAGTTGTTGGAATTATAGATAGAGTAGGAGGAGTTATTAATGAAGAAGGGTTTTCTTTTGAAGAAATTAAGGAGTTGTTTTTAACTAAAGATGGTAATACTTTAGTAGCTGAACAAATGATTCCATTTGAAGAGATGAATGAAAGAGTGTGGAATTTACCTTGTGAGATTTTTGCTCCTTGTGCCGCATCTCGTTTAATTACAGAAAAGCAAATTAATCAAATGATAAATTCAGGATTGGAAGTTATTTCTTGTGGAGCAAATGTACCGTTTGCAGATAAAGAAATTTTCTTTGGTCCAATAATGGAAGAAACTGATAAAAAAGTGAGTTTAATTCCTGATTTTATTTCGAATTGTGGAATGGCAAGAGTTTTTGCTTATTTCATGGAAAAAAGAGTTTCTATGGATGATGAAGCAATTTTTCAAGATACATCAAACACAATTCGAAAAGCTTTAGAAGTCGCTCATGCTAAAAATTCATCAAAGACTAGCATTAGTGAAACAGCGTTTGAAATAGCGCTAAAAGAGTTAACTTAAAATTAAATTTAATTATGTTGAAACATTTCTTAGGAAATAGCCCCAAATGGTTTAAAATGACCATGATTGGTTTCTTAATTTTCAATGTGTTTTCCTTTTTTGTATTAGGTAAAACCATTACGGCTTGGTTGTTTATTGGTGAGTTTATTTTCACTTTAGCCATGGCATTAAAGTGTTATCCTTTGCAATCAGGAGGGATTTTAGCTGTTGAAGCTTTAATTTTAGGTCTTACTCACCCAATGTATAAATTAGATGATAGTGGAAATGTTGTAAAAGATACTTTAGGAGAACCTATTAAAGGAGGAGTTTTACTTGAAGTTGAACATAATCTTGAAGTGATTCTTCTTTTAGTGTTCATGGTGGCAGGCATTTATTTTATGAAACCTTTATTAATGTTTATTTTCAGCAAGGTTTTTACTAAAATACGTTCAAAGCTGATTTTATCTTTACTTTTTGTTTTTTTGGCAGCAGTATTATCTGCATTTTTAGATGCCTTAACAGTAACAGCCGTTTTAATTAGCGTTGCTGTTGGGTTTTATGGAGTATATCATAAAATACATTCAAGTGCTTCTGCTGATTATGACGACGATCGTGTTTTAGATCGAAAAGAATTAAGTGGAGAAACATTAGAACAATTCCGAAGTTTTTTGCGAAGTTTAATTATGCATGGTGTTGTAGGTACCGCTCTTGGTGGAGTATGTACACTAGTTGGAGAGCCTCAAAATCTATTAATTGGTGAACGATTAGGTTGGGATTTCGTGGAATTTTTCTTAATGATGGCCCCTATTACAATTCCAGTATTGGCGGCAGGTTTGTTAACAACGGTTGTGTTGGAAACAACAGGCTGGTTCGGTTTTGGAGCTAAGTTACCAAAGGTTGCAGCAGAAATTATTGAAAATTATACAATTGAAGAAGATAAGAAGCGAACGGATAAAGAGAAGTACGGGCTTGTTGTTCAAGGTGTTTCAGCAGTGTTATTAATTTTAGGTTTAGCTTTACACATTGCACCAGTTGGATTTATCGGATTAGCATTAATCATAGTACAAACAGCGTTTATGGGGATTGTTGATGAACATAAATTAGGTCACGCTTTTGAAGAGGCATTACCATTTACAGGTTTATTAGTTGTCTTTTTTGTTATTGTTGCGATGATACATGATCAGCATTTGTTCAAGCCAATTATTGATTGGGCATTACAACAAGATATTGAATCACAGCCAGGTCTATTTTATATTGCAAATGGATTTTTATCAGCAATTAGTGACAATGTGTTCGTTGCAACTGTCTACGTAGGAGAAGTAGAAAGTGCTTTTAAAAGTGGTGTTATCAATAGAGAGCATTTCGAGAAGTTAGCTGTGGCGATTAACACAGGTACTAATTTGCCAAGTGTTGCAACACCAAATGGTCAAGCTGCATTTTTATTCTTATTAACATCATCTTTAGCTCCATTAATCAATTTATCGTATGGTAAAATGGTTAAAATGGCTTTACCTTACACGATAGTTTTAGGTGGTTTGGGTTATTTAATGGTGAAAATTATGCTTTAAGAACTAAATTCTAAAGAAATATTAAAATCCTGAATTTTTAGAATTCAGGATTTATTTTTTATACTTTTAATCAAAAGAAAACGTTTTACGAAAAACATCAAATCTGTTTTATGCTTTTATTTATTCAAAAAGTCGAAAAAGAAATTACCGAAGGAGCTTTAAACGAGGCTACACAAGAAAAGACATTATCAATCATCCAATTAATTAAGGATGGTGGTCTTGGTGGACAAATAATTATCGCTTTGTTATTTGTGTTATTAGGAGTGGCCCTTTATATCTATTTTGAGAGATTCTTTGCGATAAAATCCGCTTCGCATGTAGATAAAGATTTTATGAACCAAATTCGTGATTTTGTTGTTAATGGACAATTAGACGCGGCAAAGGCTTTGTGTCAAAATACAGATAGTCCAACTTCTCGATTAATTGGAAAGGGTATTTCAAGAATAGGAAAACCTCTAGAAGATATTAATACAGCAATTGAGAATGCGGGTAAGCTTGAAATTTATAAACTAGAAAAGAATGTTTCTGTTGTTGCAACTATTTCAGGAGCAGCTCCAATGATTGGGTTCTTAGGAACAGTAATCGGTATGATTGTTGCAATTCACGAGATTGCGAATTCTGGAGGGCAAATTGATATTAAAATGCTTTCCGATGGTTTATATACTGCTATGACTACTACAGTAGCTGGATTAATTGTTGGTATTGTGGCCTATATAGCTTACAACCATTTAGTGGTAAGAACGGATAAGGTTGTTTATCAGATGGAAGCTAAATCAGTTGAATTTTTAGATTTATTAAATGAACCTGTGTAATGAATTTAAGAGGTAGAAATAAAGTAGATCCCAATTTTAATATGTCATCAATGACGGATATTGTCTTTTTGTTGTTGATATTTTTCATGTTGACATCTACTTTGGTTACTATTAATGCGATTGATTTGTTTTTACCGAATGGAAATGGGAAGACTGAGAATAAAACAAAAGTCGCTGTTTCAGTAACAAAGGAAGGAGTATTTTATATTAATAAAACAAAAGTTTCAGCTGCTAATTTGGAAAGAAAACTTGTTGAGGCAACAAGTGGTGTAGAAGGAACTAAAAGCTTAGTGATTAGAGGAGATAAGAAAGTGAACTACGAAGAGGTGGTAAAGATCATCGATATTGCGCATAGAAATAAATTGAAAATGGTTTTGGCCGTAAAAGGAAATTAAATTATGCAATTATTTGACACTATACACAAGAGAAAATCTGCAATATTAACTTCGGTTATACTGCTGTTATTGATTTTTGTGATGTATGGTTTCGGTATGAAATACATGGATCCTCCTATTGAATATGGAGTGGCAATAAATTTTGGTGATTCTGATGTAGGAGACGGTTCTCCTGTGGAAAAAGTTAAAATTACTGAACCAAAAGTTGAAGAAATTGAAGAGGTAAAGGAAGAGGTTCAAGAAGAAATTGTTGAAGAGACTACATCAAATCCAACTAATGAGGATGTGCTGACAGATGATTCCAATGAAGACGTACCAGTTGTTGAAAAGTCAGATCAAAAGAAAGAAGTTGTTGAAGAAGAGAAAAAAGAAGAAGAGAAAAAAGAAGAGGTGATAAAAGAGAATAAGTCTGAGCCAAAACCAAGGCCAAAACCATCAAAAGCCGCAACGGATGCTCTAAATAGTTTGTTAAATGGATCACCATCAGATGGGGATAATGCAAAAGGAGAAGGGGATAATGCGGATCCTGGTGTTAAAGGAGATCAAAAAGGCGATCCAAATTCCAATAAATATTATGGACAAATAGGCGGTGGTTCTGGCGGAAAATACAATTTGTCAGGAAGAAAAGCTTTATCTAAGCCAAGAGAAAATCCAGATTGTGAAGAAGAAGGCATTGTTGTAGTTTCAATTAAAGTTAATCAGAATGGGAATGTTGTTGAAGCAAAGCCAGGGGCAAAAGGAACGACAAACTCTGCATCATGTTTGTTTGAAGCAGCTAAAAAAGCAGCGCTTAAAACCAAATGGAATGCTGATGGAAAGGCTCCTTCAACTCAAGTGGGAACTATAATTTACAAATTTTCTTTATCTAAATAAATTTATGACTTATAAAGAAGCAGTCAATTGGATGTTTAATCAATTTCCTGTGTATCAGAATGAAGGTAAAAGTGCCTATAAAGATGACCTATCTAATTCAATACAACTTGCCAATTATTTAAAGAATCCAGAAAATAAATTTAAATCTATACACGTAGGTGGAACAAATGGTAAGGGTTCAACAAGTCATATGATAGCCTCTATTTTACAAGAAGCT contains:
- a CDS encoding MotA/TolQ/ExbB proton channel family protein, translated to MLLFIQKVEKEITEGALNEATQEKTLSIIQLIKDGGLGGQIIIALLFVLLGVALYIYFERFFAIKSASHVDKDFMNQIRDFVVNGQLDAAKALCQNTDSPTSRLIGKGISRIGKPLEDINTAIENAGKLEIYKLEKNVSVVATISGAAPMIGFLGTVIGMIVAIHEIANSGGQIDIKMLSDGLYTAMTTTVAGLIVGIVAYIAYNHLVVRTDKVVYQMEAKSVEFLDLLNEPV
- a CDS encoding energy transducer TonB, yielding MQLFDTIHKRKSAILTSVILLLLIFVMYGFGMKYMDPPIEYGVAINFGDSDVGDGSPVEKVKITEPKVEEIEEVKEEVQEEIVEETTSNPTNEDVLTDDSNEDVPVVEKSDQKKEVVEEEKKEEEKKEEVIKENKSEPKPRPKPSKAATDALNSLLNGSPSDGDNAKGEGDNADPGVKGDQKGDPNSNKYYGQIGGGSGGKYNLSGRKALSKPRENPDCEEEGIVVVSIKVNQNGNVVEAKPGAKGTTNSASCLFEAAKKAALKTKWNADGKAPSTQVGTIIYKFSLSK
- the nhaB gene encoding sodium/proton antiporter NhaB, with product MLKHFLGNSPKWFKMTMIGFLIFNVFSFFVLGKTITAWLFIGEFIFTLAMALKCYPLQSGGILAVEALILGLTHPMYKLDDSGNVVKDTLGEPIKGGVLLEVEHNLEVILLLVFMVAGIYFMKPLLMFIFSKVFTKIRSKLILSLLFVFLAAVLSAFLDALTVTAVLISVAVGFYGVYHKIHSSASADYDDDRVLDRKELSGETLEQFRSFLRSLIMHGVVGTALGGVCTLVGEPQNLLIGERLGWDFVEFFLMMAPITIPVLAAGLLTTVVLETTGWFGFGAKLPKVAAEIIENYTIEEDKKRTDKEKYGLVVQGVSAVLLILGLALHIAPVGFIGLALIIVQTAFMGIVDEHKLGHAFEEALPFTGLLVVFFVIVAMIHDQHLFKPIIDWALQQDIESQPGLFYIANGFLSAISDNVFVATVYVGEVESAFKSGVINREHFEKLAVAINTGTNLPSVATPNGQAAFLFLLTSSLAPLINLSYGKMVKMALPYTIVLGGLGYLMVKIML
- a CDS encoding ExbD/TolR family protein, with the translated sequence MNLRGRNKVDPNFNMSSMTDIVFLLLIFFMLTSTLVTINAIDLFLPNGNGKTENKTKVAVSVTKEGVFYINKTKVSAANLERKLVEATSGVEGTKSLVIRGDKKVNYEEVVKIIDIAHRNKLKMVLAVKGN
- a CDS encoding Glu/Leu/Phe/Val dehydrogenase dimerization domain-containing protein, which codes for MKELLKKYEEKQPEIVFNWKDSETEAEGWTVINSLRGGAAGGGTRMRKGLDKYEVMSLAKTMEVKFTVSGPAIGGAKSGINFDPQDPRKEGVLRRWYNAVAPLLKNYYGTGGDLNVDEIHEVIPITEESGVWHPQEGVFNGHFKPTEADKINRIGQLRHGVIKVLEDEHYSPSVQKKYTVADMITGYGVAEAVKHFYSIYGGNVAGKRAVVQGFGNVGSAAAYYLAQMGAKVVGIIDRVGGVINEEGFSFEEIKELFLTKDGNTLVAEQMIPFEEMNERVWNLPCEIFAPCAASRLITEKQINQMINSGLEVISCGANVPFADKEIFFGPIMEETDKKVSLIPDFISNCGMARVFAYFMEKRVSMDDEAIFQDTSNTIRKALEVAHAKNSSKTSISETAFEIALKELT